Proteins from a genomic interval of Clostridium sp. 'deep sea':
- a CDS encoding phosphate ABC transporter substrate-binding protein yields MKKIALIAVTMVLIFSLSACNNQSTDTSVEKIGEIIMTGSSTLGPVVTQLISEFTDKYSTWDQVNSEFPKEPISIVINGGGSGAGIKSAIDKSANFGLASKSVSEEEQAKFEKYQQFKLGTDALTIAVNPNNNVYNLQEGFTTEQLKKIFSGEYKLWSDVNKDLPKEEIVVITRDIGGGAHSVFQKKIMGDAEVSANVIQSPSMGALVTKIIDNENAIGYASFGVVNQNSGKLIAMNVDEVEPSKENIISGDYKISRPLLVLKNGELKQQEQAFIDFLISERGMQVVTELGFVSAK; encoded by the coding sequence ATGAAAAAAATTGCTTTAATTGCTGTAACGATGGTATTAATTTTTAGTTTAAGTGCATGTAATAATCAGTCTACAGACACTTCTGTAGAAAAAATAGGCGAGATAATTATGACTGGTTCATCAACTTTAGGTCCTGTGGTAACTCAACTAATTAGTGAGTTTACTGATAAATATAGCACCTGGGATCAAGTAAATAGTGAGTTTCCTAAGGAGCCAATTAGTATAGTTATTAATGGTGGTGGCTCGGGTGCAGGAATTAAGTCTGCAATCGACAAATCTGCTAATTTTGGTTTGGCTTCTAAAAGTGTTTCTGAAGAAGAGCAGGCTAAGTTCGAGAAATATCAGCAGTTTAAGCTTGGTACAGATGCTTTAACTATTGCAGTTAATCCAAATAATAACGTATATAACTTACAAGAAGGTTTTACTACTGAGCAACTCAAAAAAATCTTTTCTGGTGAGTATAAATTATGGAGCGACGTTAATAAAGACTTGCCAAAAGAAGAGATTGTAGTTATTACTAGAGATATTGGTGGCGGTGCTCATTCTGTATTTCAAAAGAAAATAATGGGTGATGCCGAGGTAAGCGCTAATGTTATTCAATCACCTTCAATGGGTGCATTAGTTACTAAAATTATTGATAACGAAAACGCTATTGGTTATGCTTCATTTGGGGTTGTTAATCAAAATAGTGGTAAATTAATAGCTATGAATGTAGATGAAGTTGAGCCAAGCAAAGAAAATATTATCAGTGGTGACTATAAAATTTCGAGACCACTATTAGTATTAAAAAATGGTGAACTAAAACAGCAAGAACAAGCGTTTATAGATTTTTTAATCTCTGAGCGTGGTATGCAGGTTGTTACTGAGTTAGGGTTTGTTTCAGCCAAGTAA
- a CDS encoding transposase, translated as MARKARQISSTGYYHVMVRGNNKEPIFTKKSAKIKYINLLNEHMLSNNVQLVAWCIMNNHAHLVLKSEITELQETMSITNTKFAMLYNYINDRVGHVFQDRYKSEQIETDEYLMNVVRYVHNNPVKANIVDDADDYEWSSYKEYFKTTSYISNEQKQFILQYFNKDNLRFTLFHSTDDINIYLDTQEDKELFLMSRAQSILSSFCRLNGIRNAKQLYKDNELLEQLITELLSKTKLSQRAIAKLIGTKRYKVDSVAKKINTDLNINN; from the coding sequence TTGGCTAGAAAAGCAAGACAAATAAGCAGTACAGGCTATTATCACGTTATGGTTAGAGGAAATAACAAAGAGCCTATATTTACCAAAAAGTCAGCAAAAATAAAATATATAAACTTACTAAATGAACATATGTTAAGCAATAATGTGCAATTAGTAGCTTGGTGTATTATGAATAATCACGCTCATTTAGTATTAAAATCAGAAATAACTGAGTTGCAAGAAACAATGAGCATTACCAATACCAAGTTTGCAATGTTATATAATTATATTAATGATAGAGTTGGTCATGTTTTTCAGGATAGATATAAAAGTGAGCAAATAGAAACAGATGAGTATTTAATGAATGTTGTTAGGTATGTACATAATAACCCTGTTAAAGCTAATATAGTTGATGATGCTGATGACTATGAGTGGAGTAGCTATAAGGAATATTTTAAAACAACTTCTTATATAAGTAATGAACAAAAGCAGTTTATATTGCAGTATTTTAACAAAGATAATCTCAGATTTACATTGTTTCATAGTACAGATGACATTAATATCTACTTAGATACCCAAGAAGACAAAGAGCTTTTTCTTATGAGTCGTGCTCAAAGTATATTATCAAGCTTTTGTCGCTTAAATGGAATAAGAAATGCCAAACAGTTGTATAAAGATAATGAGTTATTAGAGCAATTAATAACTGAGCTGTTATCAAAAACAAAACTATCACAAAGAGCAATTGCTAAACTAATAGGCACAAAAAGATACAAGGTAGATTCAGTAGCAAAAAAAATAAATACAGATTTAAATATTAATAACTAA
- a CDS encoding DUF5058 family protein, which yields MKNYLEIANSSVLYIIVIFLLALITWQAIVYIKMALKRADELGVSREKLKKAAKTAAITSVVPSIAIIIALITLATVLGTPIAWGRLSVIGSLTYELLAANLGATAGGVELGSAAYGAQSYLTSVCTMTIGSFVTIGLTIFIFKWYKKSLNKRLAKSKDNTWSKILVATIIVAMYSRFMAEPLAKGGTGLITMVTSGCAMVIIGLIIKKTEAKWLKDFAISFSMIIGMISAVVFSMAF from the coding sequence ATGAAAAATTATTTAGAGATTGCAAATAGTTCGGTGCTGTATATTATAGTTATTTTTTTATTAGCACTTATTACTTGGCAGGCGATAGTGTACATAAAAATGGCCTTAAAAAGAGCAGATGAACTAGGTGTTTCGAGAGAAAAGCTTAAAAAAGCTGCTAAAACGGCTGCCATTACCAGTGTTGTTCCAAGTATTGCAATAATAATTGCTTTAATTACTTTAGCAACTGTATTAGGAACCCCAATAGCTTGGGGTAGACTTTCGGTAATAGGTTCGTTAACCTATGAGTTATTAGCTGCCAACTTGGGCGCAACAGCTGGGGGTGTTGAGTTAGGAAGTGCAGCATATGGTGCACAGTCTTATTTAACCTCTGTATGTACTATGACTATTGGCTCATTTGTAACTATTGGTTTAACTATTTTTATTTTTAAATGGTATAAAAAAAGCCTCAATAAAAGACTTGCAAAATCAAAAGACAATACCTGGAGTAAAATTTTAGTTGCAACAATTATAGTTGCCATGTATTCAAGGTTTATGGCAGAACCACTTGCCAAAGGTGGAACAGGCTTAATAACTATGGTTACCAGTGGATGTGCCATGGTTATTATTGGATTAATAATAAAGAAAACTGAAGCAAAATGGCTTAAGGACTTTGCGATATCATTTAGCATGATTATTGGCATGATTTCTGCTGTTGTGTTTTCAATGGCTTTTTAG
- the pstC gene encoding phosphate ABC transporter permease subunit PstC, which translates to MNKYQKLNAIIHYVVKAVSLVTLLLLALICFFILKESLGFVFSGNIKSILSFSWRPLSKNPSFGLLSMITGTLYIGLLASLFALPMAIGCALFISRYITGRLKYVTMSMLDMLAGIPSVVYGFLGLVTIVKLLEKSKLLTTGESILAAVITLTIMVIPFMISSYVKAFDYISNKYLLQTTALGTSPWYNLTHLVLQATKGHILTGYMLALSRALGETMAVMMVVGNSTIAPKLLGKGITLSGLIALEMSGSQLGSLHYQSLYTAGAILMLFLVIINYLIRKIDRKVNKYES; encoded by the coding sequence ATGAATAAGTACCAAAAACTGAATGCAATTATTCATTATGTTGTTAAGGCAGTTTCACTAGTTACCTTATTGCTACTTGCCTTAATATGTTTTTTTATTTTAAAGGAAAGCCTAGGCTTTGTGTTTAGTGGAAATATTAAGTCAATTTTAAGTTTTAGTTGGCGCCCTTTATCAAAAAATCCTAGCTTTGGATTACTATCGATGATTACTGGTACTCTTTATATTGGTTTACTGGCCTCATTATTTGCCTTACCAATGGCTATTGGCTGTGCCTTATTTATAAGTAGGTATATAACGGGTAGGTTGAAGTATGTGACTATGTCTATGTTGGATATGCTTGCTGGAATTCCATCGGTAGTGTATGGCTTTTTAGGTTTAGTAACTATAGTAAAGCTACTTGAAAAAAGTAAATTACTTACTACAGGCGAAAGTATTTTAGCAGCAGTGATTACTTTAACGATAATGGTTATTCCGTTTATGATTTCAAGCTATGTTAAAGCCTTTGATTATATTAGTAATAAGTACCTTTTGCAAACCACAGCTTTAGGTACAAGCCCTTGGTATAACTTAACTCACTTAGTATTGCAGGCCACAAAGGGGCACATCTTAACTGGCTATATGCTGGCATTATCTCGTGCTTTAGGTGAAACTATGGCAGTTATGATGGTAGTAGGTAATAGTACAATTGCACCTAAATTATTAGGCAAAGGTATAACTTTAAGTGGCTTAATAGCTCTAGAAATGAGTGGATCTCAATTGGGTAGTTTGCATTACCAAAGTTTATATACCGCGGGAGCTATTTTGATGTTATTTTTAGTTATTATTAACTACTTAATTCGTAAAATAGATAGAAAGGTAAATAAATATGAATCCTAA
- a CDS encoding LysR family transcriptional regulator, translated as MNIQQIKQVLTIAALGSINKAAKELFLSQPNLSLSIKNLEDELQNFIFTRTSKGVELTEFGREFIAIAQPAYQQFNYLEEFCSSITYDAPLSFSVSSQYFKFASSVFIDVYNKYKNKNTNFSFKEEPILQVISSVHNQQSEIGILLLSSMQKKVLLRLLKSRGINYYKFTTEKASIIIGPNNPYFSKNIKGVTRNMISNFPFVTYNDDQYNFSVEWAEVGIFNPNNRIYVSDRASMNDFLTNTNAFTVGVHNINAYNNTEYYKNLRALPFLDVDLTFELGWIANKSRPLSAIAQEYIDLVNDVLKL; from the coding sequence ATGAACATTCAGCAAATTAAACAAGTTTTAACTATTGCGGCTCTAGGTTCAATTAATAAGGCGGCTAAGGAGTTATTTTTGTCTCAACCTAACTTGTCTTTATCTATTAAAAATTTAGAAGATGAATTACAAAACTTTATATTCACTAGAACCAGTAAAGGCGTTGAATTAACTGAATTTGGAAGAGAGTTTATTGCTATTGCCCAGCCTGCATATCAGCAATTTAACTACCTAGAAGAATTTTGTTCATCTATTACCTATGATGCCCCTTTAAGCTTTTCGGTTTCTAGCCAATATTTTAAGTTTGCCAGCTCCGTATTTATTGATGTTTATAATAAATACAAAAATAAAAACACTAATTTCTCTTTTAAAGAAGAACCTATTCTTCAAGTTATATCCTCTGTACATAATCAACAATCAGAAATCGGAATTTTACTTTTATCTTCAATGCAAAAAAAGGTTTTACTAAGGCTCTTAAAATCACGTGGAATTAACTATTACAAGTTTACCACTGAAAAAGCCAGCATTATTATTGGCCCTAACAACCCTTATTTTAGTAAAAACATTAAGGGAGTTACTCGCAACATGATTTCAAATTTTCCTTTTGTAACTTATAATGATGACCAATATAATTTTAGTGTGGAATGGGCAGAGGTAGGAATTTTTAATCCTAATAATCGCATTTATGTTTCCGACAGAGCTAGTATGAATGATTTTTTAACCAATACAAATGCATTTACTGTAGGTGTTCATAACATTAATGCCTATAACAATACTGAATACTATAAAAACCTAAGAGCTTTGCCCTTTTTAGATGTGGATTTAACATTTGAATTAGGTTGGATAGCAAACAAAAGCAGACCATTGTCTGCCATTGCTCAGGAATATATTGATTTGGTAAACGATGTGTTAAAGCTATAG
- a CDS encoding ABC transporter permease subunit produces the protein MNPKHRLFKAHIFTKLLAIFSFIFIISAVLFIFALVFYKAGSSLSLEFIFSKPKGFPIGTSGGVFPAVIGSLYFTFVATVFATALAFCVAIFLEFYCTNGKLKQLIKVVIGVIAGIPSIILGLFGYSFLVVYLGIGISILAGGLVLGLMIFPYIEVKFERIFSDINKRYALYSSALGVNNIFFIFNIVLPVAWRDLLSTISLASSLAMGATAPILLTGAVFYASTAKSILSPSMALPLHLYYLVGENISVQNAFATASVLLILLLIINISTYIFSYWRRER, from the coding sequence ATGAATCCTAAACACAGGCTATTTAAAGCCCATATTTTTACCAAACTACTTGCCATATTTTCATTTATCTTTATTATAAGTGCCGTACTATTTATATTTGCCTTAGTATTTTATAAAGCGGGCAGTAGCCTAAGCTTAGAATTTATTTTTAGTAAACCTAAGGGTTTTCCTATAGGAACTAGTGGTGGAGTATTTCCAGCGGTTATTGGTAGTTTATACTTTACTTTTGTAGCAACAGTTTTTGCTACAGCTTTAGCTTTTTGTGTAGCTATTTTTTTGGAGTTTTATTGCACTAATGGTAAGCTAAAGCAGTTAATTAAGGTTGTAATTGGGGTAATTGCAGGAATACCCTCTATTATTTTAGGATTGTTTGGTTATAGTTTTTTGGTGGTTTATTTAGGGATTGGTATTTCTATTCTTGCTGGTGGATTGGTTTTGGGGTTAATGATTTTTCCGTATATTGAAGTTAAGTTTGAGCGTATTTTTAGTGATATAAATAAACGTTATGCTCTATACTCCTCTGCTTTAGGAGTAAATAATATTTTCTTTATTTTTAACATTGTTTTACCCGTAGCATGGCGTGATTTATTATCTACTATAAGTTTAGCATCTAGCTTAGCAATGGGTGCTACTGCTCCAATTTTATTAACAGGAGCTGTTTTTTATGCCTCCACAGCAAAGTCTATTTTGTCTCCCTCAATGGCACTGCCATTGCATTTATACTATTTAGTAGGAGAGAATATTTCAGTGCAAAATGCCTTTGCTACCGCCTCAGTTTTACTAATATTATTGCTGATTATTAATATATCAACTTATATTTTTAGCTACTGGAGAAGGGAGCGTTAA
- a CDS encoding ATP-binding cassette domain-containing protein, with protein sequence MVIKVNNLTSSYNNKVVLKDVSCTFHKNKITSIIGPSGCGKTTLLLTLAGLVKHIAHYHMQGSIIYNNNNYNESNISDLIGKTGFVFQQPMAFPLSIIKNLTYATKYLGKSKSEREKIAIAKLKEVNLYNEVKQNLNLKANNLSGGQQQRLCIARALTTNPSVLLLDEPCSALDVKNTAIIESLLLRLKEKYSIILVTHNLAQAKRISDDTLFFNEAQLIEANDTYNLFNNPKNKKTQDYLNGDFG encoded by the coding sequence ATGGTTATAAAGGTAAATAATTTAACTTCATCTTATAATAACAAGGTGGTACTCAAAGATGTTTCTTGTACATTTCATAAAAATAAAATCACCTCAATAATAGGCCCCTCGGGTTGCGGTAAAACAACTCTGCTTTTAACCCTGGCTGGCTTAGTTAAACACATAGCCCACTACCATATGCAGGGCTCAATTATTTATAACAATAATAATTATAATGAAAGCAATATTAGTGATTTAATAGGTAAAACAGGCTTTGTTTTTCAACAACCAATGGCATTTCCTTTAAGCATTATTAAAAACCTAACATATGCCACCAAGTACTTAGGAAAAAGTAAAAGTGAGCGTGAAAAAATAGCCATTGCAAAACTAAAAGAGGTTAACTTATATAATGAAGTAAAGCAAAATTTAAATCTCAAAGCCAATAACTTAAGTGGAGGCCAACAGCAAAGATTATGTATTGCAAGAGCGCTTACCACTAACCCTAGTGTTTTATTATTAGACGAACCTTGCTCTGCTCTCGATGTTAAAAATACTGCAATTATTGAAAGTTTGCTTCTTAGGCTTAAAGAAAAATACTCTATCATTTTGGTAACTCATAATTTAGCCCAGGCAAAACGCATTAGTGATGATACGCTATTTTTTAATGAGGCACAATTAATAGAAGCCAATGATACTTATAATTTATTTAATAATCCTAAAAATAAAAAAACTCAAGACTACCTTAATGGTGATTTTGGTTAA
- a CDS encoding MBL fold metallo-hydrolase, translated as MSITLSKKRPKQASSLIINNSTNLTAIGAVHINIPFLVNHVDFFTSSFRLVLDNKVIYIDPVITAETHEADYILITHVHQDHFCIDTIKKLVTNNTVIITPQKAYKKLVKKMSNTKILCTEPGKLFSFGSITIKSVAAYNNKSHLLTAHKKSHKYVGYVISFADFSLYHAGDTDLISEITELNNITVALVPIDGGKLTMSTAQAAELVNLLKPKYAVPMHYNLGTEQLQVFKDLINKSIKVSTLDGQS; from the coding sequence ATGAGCATTACTTTAAGTAAAAAAAGACCTAAACAGGCTAGCAGTTTAATAATTAACAATAGTACTAACCTAACCGCTATAGGTGCTGTACACATAAATATACCGTTTTTAGTAAACCATGTTGACTTTTTTACATCAAGTTTTAGGCTTGTATTAGACAATAAAGTAATCTATATTGATCCTGTTATTACAGCTGAAACACATGAGGCTGACTATATCTTAATTACTCATGTCCACCAAGATCACTTTTGCATAGATACTATTAAAAAACTAGTTACTAATAATACAGTGATTATTACACCCCAAAAAGCATATAAAAAACTAGTAAAAAAAATGTCTAACACTAAAATACTCTGCACAGAGCCAGGCAAATTATTTAGTTTTGGTAGTATAACAATTAAGTCAGTGGCTGCTTATAATAACAAGTCACACCTATTAACAGCCCATAAAAAGTCCCATAAATATGTTGGTTATGTAATTAGCTTTGCTGATTTTAGCTTATATCACGCTGGAGATACCGATTTAATTTCAGAAATAACAGAACTTAATAATATAACAGTGGCACTAGTACCTATAGATGGAGGTAAATTAACTATGTCTACTGCGCAGGCAGCTGAACTAGTTAATTTACTAAAACCTAAATATGCTGTACCTATGCACTACAATTTAGGAACAGAGCAACTGCAGGTATTTAAAGATCTTATAAATAAATCTATAAAAGTAAGTACACTAGATGGTCAAAGTTAA
- a CDS encoding TetR/AcrR family transcriptional regulator has protein sequence MKTNQSNTKRRIIESAISLFYEKGYEHVTIREIAKAVGIRGSSIYNHFNSKENILEEILNSHKQRLAATYNNEKIKTRVNQLLKGRDLNVILTELLKIALLGLQDPLLLKVLKILSVEQLKINMVREYFYNYYLLKARAVFKEIFDIMLNNNVITYTDTEFLAHEFHSFIIYKFYEHYMLLQNYSINNTAITTNFKKHISFFVNSIT, from the coding sequence ATGAAAACAAATCAAAGCAATACCAAAAGGCGCATAATAGAGTCAGCCATAAGTTTGTTTTATGAAAAGGGTTATGAACATGTTACAATACGCGAAATTGCCAAAGCAGTAGGTATAAGAGGTAGCTCTATATATAATCACTTTAATAGCAAAGAAAATATTTTAGAAGAAATTCTTAACAGCCATAAACAAAGATTAGCTGCTACTTATAATAATGAAAAGATTAAAACAAGGGTAAATCAATTACTAAAAGGCCGTGATCTTAATGTAATTTTAACTGAGTTGTTGAAAATTGCTCTTTTAGGACTACAAGACCCTCTATTACTTAAGGTTTTAAAAATTTTATCGGTAGAGCAACTAAAAATAAATATGGTAAGGGAGTATTTTTATAACTATTACCTATTAAAAGCAAGAGCTGTTTTTAAAGAAATCTTTGATATTATGTTAAATAACAACGTAATAACTTACACAGATACTGAGTTTTTAGCTCATGAATTTCATTCATTTATTATTTATAAGTTTTATGAGCATTACATGCTGCTGCAAAACTATAGTATAAATAATACAGCCATAACAACTAATTTTAAAAAGCATATTAGCTTTTTTGTTAACTCAATAACTTAA
- a CDS encoding D-aminoacylase: MIQLLIKNANIIDGTANKSYKANIAIDNGKIIAIDKDLQCEAKQIVDAKSQTVTPGFIDVHGHTDMFAFVDPECSAKLKQGVTTELAGQCGFTLAPISNNHWAEFYGYYSKLGAPLNESFKQYTSFQSYLNMLEQLPLGINLGLFVGHGTLRIAAMGLDNGKPNTDQLQKMKILLQECLESGAFGLSSGLMYAPGSYADEQEIIELCEIVNKYQGHYTSHLKNQGNSLVECVKQTINIGAKTKIAVNISHHKAVGKKNWGKVKETCSLINEANNAGIKVSHDTYPYIASSTTLSGTLPPSCLKDGAETFLKQLKDKKYQQQLKDKIFNPDEDWDNDIKENGFNSLLIIRAAHTPKAVGKTITEYALSLGQDEFDTYVELLLQNQLDVSDICFSMSEDDVEYLLKHKSCMICTDSLYVAGMPMTHPRSIGSFPRVLGRYVREKQSLTLEQAVYKMTGLAAENYNLTNKGKIAVGYDADIVIFNKEKIIDKSTFSNPIQDNEGIKYVIVNGEIAVKDNKTTGIRCGKIIRRNN; the protein is encoded by the coding sequence ATGATACAGCTACTTATAAAAAACGCTAATATAATTGATGGAACAGCAAATAAAAGCTATAAGGCAAATATAGCAATAGATAATGGAAAAATAATAGCTATAGATAAAGATTTACAATGCGAAGCAAAACAAATAGTTGATGCAAAGTCACAAACTGTAACCCCAGGATTCATAGATGTTCACGGACATACAGATATGTTTGCTTTTGTAGATCCAGAGTGTAGCGCCAAACTAAAACAGGGAGTTACTACCGAGTTAGCAGGTCAATGTGGTTTTACATTGGCTCCAATTAGTAATAATCACTGGGCTGAATTTTATGGTTATTATAGTAAACTAGGAGCCCCTCTTAATGAAAGCTTTAAACAATACACTAGCTTTCAATCATATTTAAATATGTTAGAGCAATTACCGTTAGGCATTAACTTAGGTTTATTTGTTGGGCATGGTACATTAAGAATTGCTGCTATGGGTTTAGATAATGGTAAACCTAATACAGATCAATTGCAAAAAATGAAAATACTATTGCAAGAGTGTTTAGAGAGTGGAGCATTTGGTTTGTCGAGTGGCTTAATGTATGCCCCAGGCTCATATGCAGATGAACAAGAAATAATTGAGTTGTGTGAAATAGTAAACAAGTACCAGGGGCACTATACAAGTCACTTAAAAAATCAGGGAAATAGCTTAGTAGAGTGTGTTAAGCAAACCATTAATATAGGCGCCAAAACAAAGATTGCAGTTAATATATCTCACCATAAAGCAGTAGGTAAAAAAAATTGGGGTAAAGTTAAAGAAACGTGTTCTTTAATAAATGAGGCCAACAATGCTGGTATTAAAGTGAGCCATGATACTTATCCTTATATTGCTAGCTCCACAACCCTTAGTGGCACATTGCCGCCAAGTTGTTTAAAAGATGGTGCAGAAACATTTTTAAAGCAACTAAAAGATAAAAAATATCAACAACAACTAAAAGATAAAATATTTAATCCAGATGAAGACTGGGATAACGATATAAAGGAAAATGGATTTAACTCTTTGTTGATTATTAGAGCTGCTCATACTCCAAAAGCAGTAGGCAAAACAATAACAGAATATGCCCTTAGTTTGGGTCAAGATGAGTTTGATACCTATGTTGAGCTATTATTGCAGAATCAGTTAGATGTCAGCGATATTTGTTTTTCAATGAGTGAAGATGATGTTGAATATTTATTAAAACATAAAAGCTGTATGATTTGCACTGATTCACTATATGTAGCAGGTATGCCCATGACTCATCCACGCTCTATTGGATCTTTTCCACGGGTGTTGGGTAGGTATGTAAGAGAAAAACAGAGCCTAACATTAGAACAAGCAGTTTATAAAATGACAGGTTTAGCAGCAGAAAACTATAACTTAACAAATAAAGGTAAAATAGCAGTAGGTTATGACGCAGATATTGTAATATTTAATAAAGAAAAAATAATAGATAAATCAACATTTAGTAACCCTATACAAGACAATGAGGGTATTAAATATGTAATTGTAAATGGTGAAATAGCTGTAAAAGATAACAAAACAACTGGCATAAGGTGCGGTAAAATAATACGCAGAAATAACTAA
- a CDS encoding purine-nucleoside phosphorylase has translation MYEKVVQSAKFIQDKTNFNPKIAVILGSGLGDLVNVITHKQIIEYKDIPNFPQVTVHGHSGRMVFGTINGVEVMAMQGRFHYYEGYTMKQVAYPIYVMKMLGIEKLIVTNACGGINTSFQPGTLMIINDFINLVSDNPLIGVNDERFGPRFPDMTEPFKLALINKAKAIAKDLNIDYQEGVYAGFMGPYYETAAEIRAIAKMGADAVGMSTVPETIAANYLGLQVLGISCITNMATGIQKVKHSHERVVETAKKASIIFCKWVEQIIQEIN, from the coding sequence ATATACGAAAAGGTTGTTCAGTCAGCTAAGTTTATTCAAGATAAAACTAACTTTAATCCTAAAATAGCAGTAATACTAGGGTCTGGATTAGGAGATTTGGTAAATGTAATAACTCATAAGCAAATAATTGAATATAAAGATATTCCTAATTTTCCACAAGTGACAGTACACGGTCACTCTGGTCGTATGGTGTTTGGCACTATTAATGGTGTAGAAGTTATGGCCATGCAAGGTCGATTTCATTATTATGAGGGTTACACAATGAAACAAGTAGCTTACCCTATCTATGTAATGAAAATGTTAGGTATAGAAAAACTAATTGTTACCAATGCCTGTGGCGGTATTAACACTAGTTTTCAACCTGGTACCTTAATGATTATAAATGATTTTATTAATTTAGTTTCAGACAACCCTTTAATAGGAGTAAATGATGAACGTTTTGGACCTCGTTTTCCAGACATGACTGAGCCGTTTAAACTAGCGTTAATTAATAAAGCCAAAGCTATAGCAAAAGACTTAAATATCGATTATCAAGAGGGAGTTTATGCCGGCTTTATGGGTCCCTATTATGAGACAGCAGCTGAGATAAGGGCTATTGCAAAAATGGGTGCAGATGCAGTGGGCATGTCTACAGTGCCAGAGACTATAGCAGCAAATTACTTAGGTTTACAGGTATTAGGCATTTCCTGTATTACAAATATGGCAACAGGCATTCAAAAAGTAAAGCACAGCCATGAGCGTGTAGTTGAAACAGCTAAAAAGGCTTCAATAATTTTCTGCAAATGGGTAGAGCAAATTATTCAAGAAATTAACTAA
- a CDS encoding GNAT family protein, with product MPILGVNQPQIIVISSELRLRKFDNNFEFALHWYQDLPTLKLLDNRDKEPYDLTKVTKMYNYLNNIGELYFIEVKENNRFKPIGDVTFWQNDMPIVIGEKSYRGKGIGFKVVKSLIERAKTLGYQQISIREIYKFNVGSQKTFEKAGFTKNKATKNGYSYILNLA from the coding sequence ATGCCAATACTAGGAGTTAATCAACCCCAAATCATAGTAATAAGTTCAGAACTTAGATTGCGTAAATTTGATAATAACTTTGAATTTGCTTTACACTGGTATCAAGACTTACCTACTTTAAAACTGCTTGACAATAGAGATAAAGAGCCATATGACCTAACAAAGGTAACAAAGATGTATAACTATTTAAACAATATAGGAGAGTTATATTTTATTGAAGTAAAAGAGAATAATAGATTTAAACCTATTGGAGATGTTACGTTTTGGCAAAATGATATGCCTATTGTGATTGGAGAAAAAAGTTACAGGGGTAAAGGAATTGGCTTTAAAGTTGTAAAATCCCTAATTGAAAGAGCCAAAACACTAGGTTATCAGCAAATTTCCATTAGGGAGATTTACAAATTTAATGTTGGTTCACAAAAAACATTCGAAAAAGCAGGGTTTACTAAAAATAAAGCAACTAAAAATGGTTACTCATATATTTTAAACCTAGCTTAG